A stretch of DNA from Chloroflexota bacterium:
GGGAGTGGAGGCTACCGACCCCACCAGATTGGACCTAAACAGGCTCCTGCGGCGGTTCATCGAAGCCGGTTATTCCGGCATCATCAACTTCCCCACCATCGGCATCTTCACCGACTATCGCCGGATGCGAGACAAGGTGGGGCTGGGCTTCTCCCGAGAGGTGGAAATGGTGAGATTGGCCCGCCAGCTGGGAATCTTCACGATGGCCTACGTTTTCTCCCCAGCCGATGCTGAACAGATGGCCCAGGCCGGGGTCGACTGCATGGTCGCCCATGCGGGCCCCACCGCTGGGGGTCTGGTGGGGGTCCCTACCGAAACATCGCTGGAGACAGCGGCCCTGGGCGTGCAAAGAATATGTGAGGCGACCAAGCGGCTGAATCCGAGCATAATCTGCTTGGCTCACGGCGGGCCCTTCGCCACACCAGAGGACACGGCCTATCTCTACCAGCACACCGAGGCCGTAGGTTACGTTGCTGCCTCAGCTATTGAACGGCTCCCCATAGAGAAGGCTGTGCGTGAAACAGCAGAGCGGTTTAAGAATGTGACTATTGGCAAAGAGCAGGAAGGGTAGGCACACCAGGTGATCACACAGCGAGGTCAAACAGTGAATGCAGTTGAAGGAGGAAAGGCGACACAGGGTAATCCTGTATCCACCCAAGGTGCAAGCGTACGCCTTGATCATCTTACTAAGCGGTTTGGCGAGGTAGTTGCCGTCGATGATCTGTGTTTGGAAATCAAAAAGGGGGAGTTCATAACCCTCCTGGGACCAAGCGGTTCAGGCAAGACGACGACTCTGCTGATGATCGCTGGCTTCGAACTTCCGACCTCCGGAGAGATATTCATCGACGACGAGCCTGTTGGCTTCAAGCCTCCCTACAAGCGCGACGTGGGCATGGTATTTCAAAATTATGCCCTATTCCCGCACATGACGGTATATGACAACATCGCCTTCCCTCTCCAAATGCGTAAGATGGCTCCCAAGGAGATCGCCGAGCGCATTCGCACCGTGCTTGAACTGGTGAAACTCTCTGGGATGGGCAAACGCTATCCACGCCAACTCAGTGGTGGGCAACAACAGAGGGTCGCCTTAGGACGAGCTTTAGTTTTTAACCCACCCGTGC
This window harbors:
- a CDS encoding phosphoenolpyruvate hydrolase family protein, whose translation is MLKTRIAREEILRRLRHTVEAGKPILGAGCSAGIIAKCAELGGADLIIVYSTGKSRLMGLPTSRLGDSNAITLAMAEEILNVVRDTPVIGGVEATDPTRLDLNRLLRRFIEAGYSGIINFPTIGIFTDYRRMRDKVGLGFSREVEMVRLARQLGIFTMAYVFSPADAEQMAQAGVDCMVAHAGPTAGGLVGVPTETSLETAALGVQRICEATKRLNPSIICLAHGGPFATPEDTAYLYQHTEAVGYVAASAIERLPIEKAVRETAERFKNVTIGKEQEG